One genomic window of Desulfocurvus vexinensis DSM 17965 includes the following:
- a CDS encoding peptidase U32 family protein encodes MTSNQPEILAPAGDRTAFLAALAAGADAIYVGLKHFSARMQAGNFAVSELAELTALARERDCRVYVAFNSLVKPGDVPAAGRLVARLAETVRPHALIVQDLALLALARQAAFQGELHLSTLANVSHPMPLAATQRLGVSRVVLPRELNVDEIRACAQACPPGLDLEVFVHGALCYNVSGRCYWSSYMGGKSGLRGRCVQPCRREYEQKTRKERFFSCNDLGLDVLVKPLLGLPRVRAWKIEGRKKGPHYVYYAVAAYRLLRDSIDDPAARKTAQELLEQALGRPRTHYGFLPQRLHHPVETGGQTGSGLPVATLDKARGRTPHITPRLALLPGDLLRVGYEDEPWHQTIKVSRAVPKGGRLDFAAQGPAPRPGTTVFLVDRREPELTRRIAALDKELAARPGAPGEPKAPDFTPAMPRPFTRGGGRGAVIIQNVNRHPPKALAKGLSPAAWLSPKSQLAGAGRSWWWLPPVIWPDEERMWADTVAQALRAGATRFVLGAPWQVCLFPGGQAQGAAQADEARRPAPGAHLRRPLRGRGAKGPKPTHRREAELWAGPFCNVSNALAVQALADMGLAGAIVSPELAREDALELPRHSPLPLGFVTYGMWPLGITRIPADAVKPEKPLKSPKGEICWTRRYGPNNWIYPNWGIDLRAKEGELASAGYVMFAHLFESIPREVPKATRASTFNWDLKLL; translated from the coding sequence ATGACAAGCAACCAGCCGGAAATCCTGGCCCCCGCCGGGGACCGGACGGCGTTCCTGGCCGCCCTGGCCGCCGGGGCCGACGCCATCTATGTCGGCCTCAAGCACTTTTCGGCGCGCATGCAGGCGGGCAACTTCGCGGTTTCCGAGCTGGCGGAGCTCACGGCCCTGGCCCGCGAGCGCGACTGCCGTGTGTACGTGGCCTTCAACAGCCTGGTCAAGCCCGGCGACGTGCCCGCCGCAGGGCGGCTCGTCGCGCGCCTGGCCGAGACCGTGCGGCCCCACGCCCTCATCGTGCAGGACCTGGCCCTGCTCGCCCTGGCGCGCCAGGCCGCCTTCCAGGGCGAGCTGCACCTGTCCACCCTGGCCAACGTGAGCCACCCCATGCCCCTGGCGGCCACCCAGCGCCTGGGCGTGTCACGCGTGGTGCTGCCGCGCGAGCTGAACGTGGACGAGATCCGCGCCTGCGCCCAGGCCTGCCCCCCGGGGCTCGACCTGGAAGTCTTCGTCCACGGCGCGCTGTGCTACAACGTCTCGGGCCGCTGCTACTGGTCGAGCTACATGGGCGGCAAGAGCGGCCTGCGCGGGCGCTGCGTGCAGCCCTGCCGCCGCGAATATGAGCAGAAAACGCGCAAGGAGCGCTTTTTCTCCTGCAACGACCTGGGCCTGGACGTGCTGGTCAAGCCGCTGCTGGGCCTGCCCCGGGTGCGGGCCTGGAAGATCGAGGGCCGCAAGAAGGGCCCGCACTACGTCTACTACGCCGTGGCGGCCTACCGCCTGCTGCGCGACAGCATCGACGACCCCGCGGCGCGCAAGACGGCCCAGGAGTTGCTGGAACAGGCCCTGGGCAGGCCGCGCACGCACTACGGCTTTCTGCCCCAGCGCCTGCACCACCCGGTGGAGACCGGGGGCCAGACCGGCTCGGGCCTGCCCGTGGCGACCCTGGACAAGGCGCGCGGGCGCACGCCGCACATCACGCCGCGCCTGGCGCTTTTGCCCGGCGACCTGCTGCGCGTCGGCTACGAGGACGAGCCCTGGCACCAGACCATCAAGGTCAGCCGCGCGGTGCCCAAGGGCGGGCGGCTGGACTTCGCGGCCCAGGGCCCGGCCCCGCGCCCGGGCACCACGGTCTTCCTGGTGGACCGCCGCGAACCCGAGCTGACCCGGCGCATCGCCGCCCTGGACAAGGAGCTGGCCGCGCGCCCCGGCGCCCCGGGCGAGCCCAAGGCGCCGGACTTCACCCCGGCCATGCCCCGGCCCTTCACGCGCGGCGGCGGGCGCGGCGCGGTCATCATCCAGAACGTCAACCGCCACCCGCCCAAGGCCCTGGCCAAGGGCCTGTCCCCGGCGGCGTGGCTTTCGCCCAAGTCGCAGCTGGCCGGGGCCGGGCGCAGCTGGTGGTGGCTGCCGCCGGTGATCTGGCCCGACGAGGAACGCATGTGGGCCGACACCGTGGCCCAGGCCCTGCGCGCCGGGGCCACGCGCTTCGTGCTCGGCGCGCCGTGGCAGGTCTGCCTGTTTCCCGGCGGGCAGGCCCAGGGCGCGGCCCAGGCCGACGAAGCCCGGCGCCCGGCGCCCGGGGCGCACCTGCGCCGCCCCCTGCGCGGCAGGGGCGCCAAGGGCCCCAAGCCGACGCACCGCCGCGAGGCCGAGCTGTGGGCCGGGCCGTTCTGCAACGTGTCCAACGCCCTGGCCGTGCAGGCCCTGGCGGACATGGGCCTGGCCGGGGCCATCGTCAGCCCCGAGCTGGCCCGCGAGGACGCCCTGGAGCTGCCCCGCCACAGCCCCCTGCCCCTGGGCTTCGTGACCTACGGCATGTGGCCCCTGGGCATCACGCGCATCCCGGCGGACGCCGTGAAGCCGGAAAAACCGCTGAAAAGCCCCAAGGGCGAAATCTGCTGGACCCGGCGCTACGGCCCCAACAACTGGATCTACCCCAACTGGGGCATCGACCTGCGCGCCAAGGAAGGCGAACTGGCCAGCGCGGGCTACGTGATGTTCGCGCACCTGTTCGAGTCCATCCCGCGCGAGGTGCCCAAGGCCACGCGCGCCTCGACCTTCAACTGGGACCTCAAGCTGCTCTAG
- a CDS encoding cupin domain-containing protein codes for MKTSYALVPPYVTKDGSVIRELMHPAVHGNAAQSLAEATVEPASATALHRHPATEELYHVLEGTGAMTLGGETFAVGPGDTVCIPPGTAHRIANTGPGPLRVLCCCVPAYAHDDTELLPG; via the coding sequence ATGAAAACCAGCTATGCCCTTGTTCCGCCGTATGTCACCAAGGACGGCTCGGTGATCCGCGAGCTGATGCATCCCGCCGTGCACGGCAACGCCGCCCAGAGCCTGGCCGAGGCCACGGTGGAGCCCGCCAGCGCCACGGCCCTGCACCGCCATCCCGCGACCGAGGAGCTCTACCACGTGCTCGAGGGCACGGGGGCCATGACTCTGGGCGGCGAGACGTTCGCCGTGGGTCCCGGCGACACGGTGTGCATCCCGCCGGGCACGGCCCACCGCATCGCCAACACGGGCCCCGGGCCGCTGCGCGTGCTGTGCTGCTGCGTCCCGGCCTACGCCCACGACGACACCGAGCTGTTGCCGGGCTGA
- a CDS encoding flagellin, giving the protein MSLVINNNLMAKNAARNLSIAFGDLGVSTRRLSSGLRVDTAADDAAGLAIRELMRADIASLNQGVRNANDAISLIQTADGALGVIDEKLIRMKELAEQAATGTYNSDQRLIIESEYQAMASEITRIANSTDFNGIYLLNGNLSGAESTHDGSALTSTGPLKIHFGSGNDSAEDYYYVSINSSTASALGVGNNSGAGAGYTISTQSAAQNALDALNDAIISKDNIRAALGATQNRLQNTISNLQIQAENLQASESRISDVDVALEMTEFVRQQIKSQAAVAMLAQANSLPRLAMSLLGG; this is encoded by the coding sequence ATGTCACTGGTCATAAACAACAACCTGATGGCGAAGAACGCCGCCCGCAACCTGTCCATCGCCTTTGGCGACCTGGGCGTTTCGACCCGGCGCCTGTCCTCGGGCCTGCGCGTGGACACCGCCGCCGACGACGCCGCCGGGCTGGCCATCCGCGAGCTGATGCGCGCCGACATCGCGTCCCTGAACCAGGGCGTGCGCAACGCCAACGACGCCATCTCGCTGATCCAGACCGCCGACGGCGCCCTGGGCGTCATCGACGAAAAGCTGATCCGCATGAAGGAGCTGGCCGAGCAGGCGGCCACGGGCACCTACAACTCCGACCAGCGCCTGATCATCGAGTCCGAGTATCAGGCCATGGCCTCGGAGATCACCCGAATCGCCAACTCCACGGATTTCAACGGCATCTACCTGCTCAACGGCAACCTCTCCGGCGCCGAGTCAACCCACGACGGGTCCGCCCTGACATCCACCGGCCCGCTGAAGATCCACTTCGGCTCCGGCAACGACAGCGCCGAGGACTACTACTACGTGAGCATCAACAGCTCCACCGCCTCGGCCCTGGGCGTGGGCAACAACTCGGGCGCGGGCGCGGGCTACACCATCTCCACCCAGTCCGCCGCGCAGAACGCCCTGGACGCCCTGAACGACGCCATCATTTCCAAGGACAACATCCGCGCCGCCCTGGGCGCCACCCAGAACCGCCTGCAGAACACCATCTCCAACCTGCAGATCCAGGCCGAGAACCTGCAGGCCTCGGAGTCGCGGATTTCCGACGTGGACGTGGCCCTGGAAATGACCGAGTTCGTGCGCCAGCAGATCAAGTCCCAGGCCGCCGTGGCCATGCTGGCCCAGGCCAACAGCCTGCCGCGCCTGGCCATGTCGCTGCTGGGGGGGTAG
- a CDS encoding penicillin-binding protein 1A, whose product MKKFAIILGILLGGAVVLAAALAGGLYYWASLDLPDFKRITDYNPPLVTTVHARDGRVLGYFYKEKRFLVPLAELPPHVSRVFLAAEDSAFFEHEGVDMTAILRAHIRNLQAGHVVQGGSTITQQVIKSLLLTPEQSYKRKIREAILAYRLERYLTKDEILTIYLNHIFFGARAYGIEAAARTYFGVHAKDLTLAQAAMLAGLPKAPSRFNPFRNDERARERQVWILGRMRELGWASAEEYEAAMAEELVFSSMADPSWTLGAYYLEEVRRSLIETYGEDQVYNSGMHVYTAVDLDHQRAAEIALRKGLRDSAKRRGWTGPNQNLPEREWEEFLVRTARDPGALAAGDWVEALVVAVQRESATVRFGALRGSIGVKDMAWARTPNPARSTEEVPPVADCTTVLRPGDVVWASVKAVPAAGEGQEQDAAAPWPLALEREPDVQGALVSLEPENGEVRALVGGYSFEASQFNRATQARRQPGSAFKPIVYSAALDGGLTPSSVLLDAPIVYTDAATDRVWKPENFEGVFYGPTLLRTALVKSRNLVTIRVAQRIGIRRIIERAKALGLEAEFPEDLSVSLGSAPVSPLNLAQAYTALARGGSWIEPRFILRVESAWGEELFKSEPRVHEAISPQTAYIITALMKEVVNDGTGWRARQLGRPVAGKTGTSNDEQDAWFVGFTPGLLSVVWVGFDQVAPMGKYETGARAASPIWVDYRMAVEAGYPERDFPLPQGVVMARIDPASGLLAAPYAEKTFFLPFKDGTQPTETAQGDESGGSGPSATTRGEDLLKQ is encoded by the coding sequence ATGAAGAAGTTCGCGATCATTCTTGGCATTCTGCTGGGCGGCGCCGTCGTGCTGGCCGCAGCCCTGGCGGGCGGCCTGTACTACTGGGCCTCCCTGGACCTGCCCGACTTCAAGCGCATTACCGACTATAATCCGCCGCTGGTGACCACGGTCCACGCCCGCGACGGGCGCGTGCTGGGCTATTTCTACAAGGAAAAGCGTTTCCTGGTGCCGCTGGCCGAGCTGCCGCCGCACGTCTCGCGCGTGTTCCTGGCCGCCGAGGACAGCGCCTTCTTCGAGCACGAGGGCGTGGATATGACGGCCATCCTGCGCGCCCACATACGCAACCTCCAGGCTGGGCATGTGGTCCAGGGCGGCAGCACCATCACCCAGCAGGTCATCAAGTCCCTGCTGCTGACCCCCGAGCAGAGCTACAAGCGCAAGATCCGCGAGGCAATCCTGGCCTACCGCTTGGAACGCTACCTGACCAAGGACGAGATCCTGACCATCTACCTGAACCACATCTTCTTTGGCGCCCGAGCCTACGGCATCGAGGCCGCAGCCAGGACGTACTTCGGCGTCCACGCCAAGGACCTGACCCTGGCCCAGGCGGCCATGCTGGCGGGCCTGCCCAAGGCGCCCTCGCGGTTCAACCCCTTCCGCAACGACGAGCGCGCCCGCGAGCGCCAGGTCTGGATTCTGGGCCGGATGCGCGAGCTGGGCTGGGCCAGCGCCGAGGAATACGAGGCGGCCATGGCCGAGGAGCTGGTCTTCTCCAGCATGGCGGACCCGTCCTGGACCCTGGGCGCCTATTACCTGGAGGAGGTCCGCCGCAGCCTCATCGAGACCTACGGCGAGGACCAGGTCTACAACTCGGGCATGCACGTCTACACGGCGGTGGACCTGGACCACCAGCGCGCCGCCGAGATCGCCCTGCGCAAGGGCCTGCGCGATTCGGCCAAGCGCCGGGGCTGGACCGGACCCAACCAGAACCTGCCCGAGCGGGAGTGGGAGGAATTCCTGGTCCGCACGGCGCGCGACCCCGGGGCCCTGGCCGCCGGGGACTGGGTCGAGGCCCTGGTGGTGGCCGTCCAGCGCGAGTCGGCCACGGTGCGTTTCGGCGCCCTGCGGGGCAGCATCGGCGTGAAGGACATGGCCTGGGCCCGCACGCCCAACCCGGCCCGCTCCACCGAGGAGGTGCCCCCCGTGGCCGACTGCACCACGGTGCTGCGCCCGGGCGACGTGGTCTGGGCTTCGGTGAAGGCCGTGCCCGCCGCCGGGGAAGGGCAGGAGCAGGACGCCGCCGCGCCCTGGCCCCTGGCCCTGGAGCGCGAGCCCGACGTGCAGGGGGCCCTGGTGTCCCTGGAGCCGGAAAACGGCGAGGTCCGCGCCCTGGTGGGCGGCTATTCCTTCGAGGCCAGCCAGTTCAACCGTGCCACCCAGGCCCGGCGCCAGCCCGGCTCGGCCTTCAAGCCCATCGTCTATTCCGCGGCGCTGGACGGCGGCCTGACCCCGTCCTCGGTGCTGCTCGACGCGCCCATCGTCTACACCGACGCCGCCACCGACCGCGTCTGGAAGCCCGAGAACTTCGAGGGCGTGTTCTACGGGCCGACCCTGCTGCGCACGGCGCTGGTCAAATCGCGCAACCTGGTGACCATCCGCGTGGCCCAGCGCATCGGCATCCGCCGGATCATCGAGCGCGCCAAGGCCCTGGGCCTGGAGGCCGAATTCCCCGAAGACCTGTCGGTCAGCCTGGGCTCGGCCCCGGTGAGCCCGCTGAACCTCGCCCAGGCCTACACGGCGCTTGCGCGCGGCGGGTCGTGGATCGAGCCGCGCTTCATCCTGCGCGTGGAAAGCGCCTGGGGCGAGGAGCTGTTCAAGTCCGAGCCCCGGGTCCACGAGGCCATCTCGCCGCAGACGGCCTACATCATCACCGCGCTGATGAAGGAGGTTGTCAACGACGGCACGGGCTGGCGCGCGCGCCAGCTGGGCCGCCCCGTGGCCGGCAAGACCGGCACCTCCAACGACGAGCAGGACGCCTGGTTCGTGGGCTTCACCCCGGGCCTGCTGTCGGTGGTCTGGGTCGGCTTCGACCAGGTCGCGCCCATGGGCAAGTACGAAACGGGCGCCCGCGCGGCCTCGCCCATCTGGGTGGACTACCGCATGGCCGTGGAGGCGGGCTACCCCGAGCGCGACTTCCCCCTGCCCCAGGGGGTGGTCATGGCGCGCATCGACCCCGCCTCGGGCCTGCTGGCCGCGCCCTATGCCGAGAAGACCTTCTTCCTGCCCTTCAAGGACGGCACCCAGCCCACGGAAACCGCCCAGGGCGACGAGTCCGGCGGGTCCGGCCCGTCGGCCACCACCCGTGGCGAGGACCTGCTCAAGCAGTAG
- a CDS encoding YkgJ family cysteine cluster protein, translating into MADPHVCQRCALLGPTCCCLEPGSEQGCFPLSETERDRILEALPGEAGAFAREANGPAFVANMKALFPGEEELVARLFPERGFHMRLAVDGRGRCRLLGPRGCVLPREARPHYCRLFPLWPVGRSIQVFAAERCLAWREGRGMRRLLVLLDTTEKSVRELHGRLRLAWGLPPERGLPGAQPPTQAGEKQ; encoded by the coding sequence GTGGCCGATCCGCACGTCTGCCAGCGCTGCGCCCTGCTGGGCCCGACCTGCTGCTGCCTGGAACCCGGCAGCGAGCAGGGCTGTTTTCCGCTCTCGGAAACCGAGCGCGACCGGATTCTCGAGGCCCTGCCCGGCGAGGCCGGGGCCTTCGCCCGCGAGGCCAACGGCCCGGCCTTTGTGGCGAACATGAAGGCCCTGTTCCCCGGCGAGGAAGAGCTGGTGGCCCGGCTGTTCCCCGAGCGCGGCTTCCACATGCGTCTGGCCGTGGACGGGCGCGGGCGCTGCCGCCTGCTGGGACCCCGGGGCTGTGTTTTGCCGCGCGAGGCCAGGCCGCACTATTGCCGCCTGTTCCCGCTGTGGCCGGTGGGCCGCTCCATCCAGGTCTTCGCCGCCGAGCGCTGCCTGGCCTGGCGCGAGGGGCGCGGCATGCGGCGCCTGCTGGTCCTGTTGGACACCACGGAAAAAAGCGTCAGAGAACTCCATGGCCGGTTGCGGCTGGCCTGGGGCCTGCCCCCCGAGCGGGGCCTGCCCGGGGCCCAGCCGCCGACCCAGGCCGGAGAAAAACAATGA
- a CDS encoding ArnT family glycosyltransferase, producing MGATAVRHTHWGSRPDLWAGVLIFGTTLARLVFAASGQLDLVQDEAQYWDWSRTFQFSYFTKGPLIAWIIGAWTWLLGDTVFAVRLGAVLGTALMQATVYLGLSRLFGRPRLGLLCLVVLNTSLLFMAAGTLMTTDNPLMVCWWVALFSLYAAGRDPGARWPFVALAAALAVGTWGKYMMLAFAVTAVLYGVLLRRRMLDGPLFWRRLWPALAVGAALGLGPILLWNLGNDFAGFKHVAHLGGLAGTRAEAFIRFDRFAEYYASQFGLLMPWWFVMTLVGAWGALRSLGGGRGRAVRAVSSLDYAQRALLVAGFWPVWGFFALWCFHTKVHPNWSAVSYASGFILAAVVWEQAVLARGWRHWKVWAWPAVGAVIFALWLVHDLVPMPYRMELTNPITGRVATIENPALHLKGWDDMGQEVDRLRRTRFADPGRVFLFGNHYDVTAELAWVVPGHQRAYCVNVGRRLNQYDLWPGPEGKTGWDAIYVRQKFKGGVEAGVEELFDKTEQIHYQSMHRDRPARQFTITLCYGFKGRWPRPASSGY from the coding sequence ATGGGCGCAACGGCGGTGCGGCACACGCACTGGGGCAGCCGGCCAGACCTGTGGGCCGGCGTCCTCATTTTCGGGACCACCCTGGCCCGGCTGGTCTTCGCGGCCTCGGGCCAGCTCGACCTCGTGCAGGACGAAGCCCAGTACTGGGACTGGTCGCGCACCTTCCAGTTCTCCTATTTCACCAAGGGCCCGCTCATCGCCTGGATCATCGGGGCCTGGACCTGGCTTCTGGGCGACACGGTCTTTGCCGTGCGCCTGGGGGCGGTGCTGGGCACGGCGCTGATGCAGGCCACGGTCTACCTCGGGCTGTCGCGGCTGTTCGGGCGCCCGCGCCTGGGGCTTTTGTGTCTGGTGGTGCTCAACACCTCGCTGCTCTTCATGGCCGCCGGGACGCTGATGACCACGGACAACCCGCTCATGGTCTGCTGGTGGGTGGCGCTGTTTTCGCTCTACGCCGCCGGGCGCGATCCCGGGGCGCGCTGGCCCTTCGTGGCCCTGGCGGCGGCCCTGGCCGTGGGCACCTGGGGCAAGTACATGATGCTGGCCTTCGCCGTCACCGCCGTGCTCTACGGCGTGCTGCTGCGGCGCAGGATGCTCGACGGGCCCCTGTTCTGGCGGCGGCTGTGGCCCGCCCTGGCTGTGGGCGCCGCCCTGGGCCTGGGGCCCATCCTGCTGTGGAACCTGGGCAACGATTTCGCCGGGTTCAAGCATGTGGCCCACCTGGGCGGGCTGGCGGGCACCCGCGCCGAGGCCTTCATCCGCTTCGATCGCTTCGCGGAGTATTACGCCAGCCAGTTCGGCCTGCTCATGCCCTGGTGGTTCGTGATGACCCTGGTGGGCGCCTGGGGCGCGCTGCGCTCCCTGGGCGGGGGCCGGGGCCGGGCCGTGCGCGCCGTGTCGTCCCTGGACTACGCCCAGCGCGCGCTGCTGGTGGCGGGGTTCTGGCCGGTGTGGGGTTTCTTCGCCCTGTGGTGCTTCCATACCAAGGTCCACCCCAACTGGTCCGCCGTGAGCTACGCCTCGGGGTTCATCCTGGCCGCCGTGGTGTGGGAGCAGGCCGTGCTGGCCCGGGGCTGGCGGCACTGGAAGGTCTGGGCCTGGCCAGCTGTGGGCGCGGTCATTTTCGCCCTGTGGCTGGTCCACGATCTGGTGCCCATGCCCTACCGCATGGAGCTGACGAACCCCATCACGGGCCGGGTGGCGACCATCGAGAATCCGGCCCTGCACCTCAAGGGCTGGGACGATATGGGTCAGGAGGTGGACCGCCTGCGGCGCACGCGCTTCGCCGACCCCGGGCGGGTCTTCCTGTTCGGCAACCACTACGACGTGACCGCCGAGCTGGCCTGGGTCGTGCCCGGGCACCAGCGCGCCTACTGCGTCAACGTGGGCCGCAGGCTGAACCAGTACGACCTGTGGCCCGGGCCCGAGGGGAAGACCGGCTGGGACGCCATCTACGTGCGCCAGAAGTTCAAGGGCGGCGTGGAGGCGGGGGTCGAGGAACTTTTTGATAAAACGGAGCAGATCCACTATCAGTCGATGCACCGGGACCGCCCGGCGCGCCAGTTCACCATCACCCTGTGCTACGGGTTCAAGGGCCGCTGGCCCCGCCCGGCCTCCTCGGGGTATTGA